A single window of Pseudomonadota bacterium DNA harbors:
- a CDS encoding zinc dependent phospholipase C family protein → MAGTLLHVTLATRAAEIADDAGARAIARRHPHDYALGAVLVDLPYYDRLARTALRLALGRPLRYHPFGAALHRRSPAGLCLALLETAKSPAERAVALGALTHHAVDLAFHPEIERRVRDSGGGGDLDGLHKRIEDDIDLHCHYDLLGTSGIGTGYARRALLLEPESDWTGLARAAMLRIHGEAPAAAQLSAWRSRLALFGLASSRPGIPWVRTLPADDPDLLERSIALADEAIATAAAYIACGARVLSGSTDRGGFFAVVKDVSILDGGAAEPAVPG, encoded by the coding sequence ATGGCCGGCACCCTCCTCCACGTGACCCTGGCGACGCGCGCGGCCGAGATCGCCGACGACGCCGGCGCCCGCGCCATCGCGCGGCGCCACCCGCACGACTACGCCCTCGGAGCCGTCCTCGTGGATCTCCCGTACTACGATCGCCTCGCGCGCACCGCGCTGCGCCTCGCGCTCGGGAGGCCGCTGCGCTACCACCCGTTCGGCGCGGCGCTGCACCGGCGCTCGCCCGCGGGCCTCTGCCTCGCGCTCCTCGAGACCGCGAAGAGCCCCGCCGAGCGGGCCGTCGCGCTGGGCGCGCTCACGCACCATGCCGTGGACCTCGCCTTCCATCCGGAGATCGAGCGCCGCGTCCGCGATTCGGGGGGGGGCGGCGATCTGGACGGCCTCCACAAGAGAATCGAAGACGACATCGATCTCCATTGCCACTACGACCTGCTCGGGACGAGCGGCATCGGCACCGGGTACGCGCGGCGGGCGCTCCTCCTCGAGCCCGAATCGGACTGGACCGGGCTCGCACGCGCCGCGATGCTGCGGATCCACGGCGAGGCGCCCGCGGCGGCGCAGCTCTCTGCGTGGCGGTCACGGCTCGCGCTCTTCGGGCTCGCGAGCTCGCGGCCCGGCATACCGTGGGTGCGGACGCTCCCGGCCGACGACCCGGATCTGCTCGAGCGCTCGATCGCCCTCGCGGACGAGGCGATCGCCACGGCGGCGGCGTACATCGCGTGCGGCGCGCGGGTCCTCTCCGGTTCGACGGACCGCGGGGGCTTCTTCGCCGTGGTGAAGGACGTCTCGATCCTCGACGGTGGGGCTGCGGAGCCCGCGGTCCCGGGCTAG
- a CDS encoding DUF4911 domain-containing protein: MTTLENRSMLLRSVRVNREHISYLKWLLESHDGLATPTTRDGAPDVVDLLVAPDLEGELEALLDALVDEIGLERVAPPAVSPL, translated from the coding sequence GTGACGACCCTCGAGAACCGCTCGATGCTGCTCCGCTCCGTGCGCGTGAACCGCGAGCACATCAGCTACCTGAAGTGGCTGCTCGAGTCGCACGACGGGCTCGCGACGCCGACCACGCGCGACGGCGCGCCGGACGTCGTCGATCTCCTCGTGGCGCCCGACCTCGAGGGCGAGCTCGAGGCGCTGCTCGACGCGCTCGTCGACGAGATCGGGCTCGAGCGGGTCGCCCCGCCCGCGGTCTCCCCGCTGTAG